The following coding sequences lie in one Sesamum indicum cultivar Zhongzhi No. 13 linkage group LG9, S_indicum_v1.0, whole genome shotgun sequence genomic window:
- the LOC105170516 gene encoding uncharacterized protein LOC105170516, with translation MAISTLQKLASRISKTPSLSLSSRAVIARSAASSSSAVTASSRSAKVADRIVKLFAIDPDGQKQEVVGLSGQTLLKALTNKGLIDPASHRLEEIDACSAECEVHIAQEWLEKLPPATYDEQYVLKRNSRNRVLNKHSRLGCQVVLTPDLQGMVVAVPEPKPWDIP, from the coding sequence ATGGCGATCTCCACACTCCAGAAACTCGCCTCCCGAATTTCCAAGACCCCTTCACTCTCCCTTTCATCGAGAGCTGTAATCGCCCGCTCTGccgcctcctcctcctctgCTGTCACCGCCTCTTCTCGTTCCGCAAAAGTTGCTGATCGAATCGTCAAACTCTTCGCAATCGATCCGGATGGGCAGAAACAGGAAGTCGTGGGGCTCTCGGGTCAGACCCTGTTGAAGGCGCTGACGAATAAGGGGTTAATCGACCCGGCGTCGCACCGGCTCGAGGAGATCGACGCCTGCTCGGCTGAGTGTGAGGTTCACATAGCGCAGGAGTGGCTCGAGAAGCTTCCGCCGGCGACATATGATGAGCAGTACGTGTTGAAGAGGAATTCGAGGAATCGTGTTCTCAACAAGCATTCGAGGCTCGGGTGCCAGGTGGTTCTGACGCCGGATTTGCAGGGAATGGTGGTTGCCGTTCCCGAGCCAAAGCCATGGGATATTCCGTAA